TCTCTGTggctctttttcttttgttttccgaCAAATGAAAGTAAAACAGTAAAATGAGTAACcaaatcataaaaataaaatatatttgcatgTGTGTGAGTGAATGTGTTTGTGTACACACATACTTTCCTGAAAACGAATATCTTATTAAATGAAGAAGAGGATTTGGGAACTGTAAATGTAAATGAGATGCAGATTAGAAACATGAAGCCTCAATCAGAATAAATGGATTATGCCTAGAGAACATACTTACAACTATGTTTTGTTATATTACAGGCAAAAATGTATGGATCATTTGAAGGTTCTAGCACCCTTCTTACAAACACCAGTACAGAAGTCTTCAACTCGACTATGAATGGGACTAATACATTTTTCCAGGGTTTGCAGCTGGTGCAGCAACTCAAATTATTGATAATCCTCTTGTACACAGGTGTGGTCATTATTGGGATGGTTGGTAACTGCCTCCTGGTCCATGTCATTCTGCATGTCAAGAAGATGCACAATGTCACCAACTTCCTCATTGGGAACCTAGCCCTTTCAGATGTGGCAATGTGTACCACATGTGTCCCCCTTACTCTTGCCTATGTGTTTGAGCCACGGGGCTGGATTTTTGGCAGCACAATGTGCTATTTTGTCTACTTCATGCAGCCAGTGACTGTTTATGTCTCTATCTTCACCTTGGTCACGATTGCAATTGACCGGTACATTGTCATAATACACCCTCTGCGACGACGTGTCTCCCTTCAGCTTAGTGCTTATATGATCCTCTTTATCTGGATTTTGTCCTGTTGCTTAGCCTTGCCAGCTATGGCACATACCTATTATGTGGAACTGGATAAGCAAGGTGTCATCCTATGTGAGGAGTTCTGGGGAAAGCaagagcaccaaagacaaacCTATGCTTTGTGCCTACTGCTCAttacttatttttttcctttgctggCCATCCTCATTTCCTACATCAAGATCTCCCTCAAACTGAAAAACAGGGTGATGCCAGGGAGTGTCACTAAAAACCAGGCAGACTGGGACAGAGCCAGGAGAAAGAGGACCTTCTGCTTGTTGGTCATGGTAGTTATGGTTTTTGGAGTTTGCTGGCTTCCCCTTCACACCTTCAACTTTATCCGAGACATTAACATTAATGCAATTGATGCTTATTATTTCAGCCTTATCCAACTGGTTTGCCATTGGTTTGCTATGAGTTCTGCCTGTTATAACCCCTTTATATATGCCTGGCTTCATGATAGTTTCAGGGAAGAACTTAAAAAATTGTTTGTCTGGCCCAGGAGAGTAGTTCCTTCTGGGCAAAGTGCGACTGTAAGCATTATTATCTGATCAATAAATGCACCTGGTCTCAGAAAAGACAAGAGTTTAATGGTTCCGTGTTGAAAACAGCAGTAgttttgtgttaaaaaaaacagccaaactctGCTGTAGaaagcaaagaaaaacaaaacaaaacaaaacaaatgtcaGACTCTGaaaaacaaatacacaaacaaaAGGCAACCCATCTGGCACAAAGAATCAGGACTATTGACAATGGTTGCAGCACAAATGATTTATTGATCCCTCTGCACAAGAACCCGGTTAACTAATGGTCAGCAAACATCTATAGAGCTTCTCAGTTGTCCAGGTCATAGTTATCCAAAGGTGGTTTTCGGAAGGCAATTAGGCTCTTTTAGTTTCCTTTTGCCCTCCCTCACCCGAATAAGCTTTTTGgttgaaaaacaaaacattttcaagaaaaaacccccataagaaagtccagttgcttacaaaaaagcatttttgggataATGGTCAGCAttacatttgttttaaataaaggTCAGGGGGATTCAAGAAAGATTAGACTTGGATCTCTTGTGGATTCTAAACTTATGACATGTTTTACTCTCCACCCCAGATCTGTCTTTTCCTACTCAGCGCAAGCAAAAACATATTTGTCAGTATTACGGACTGTATTGTTTGGGTTTTCAATATATGAAGATAAACCAGCATTGTATGTTAGGAGAAAATAGTGATATTATTTTAAGAGCTAAATAGCAATTATGAGCTAGGCTGCAATTTAGCTATAGAAGGGAGACAGATGTGCTCCTGTCTGTTACATTCTGTTGTGTTGAGCTTTGTTGCATTGTGTCTGTTCTGCTGCCTTATCTTGTAATGTTGGTTACTGGTGTATACATGCTGATTAGTATTGAAATaagagctgtgtgcaatatactgtgtaaagagctgtgtgcaatatactgtgAAGAATATATTATACTGTTGTAAAGGTATTTGCTGTATTAATAAGAGAATAAGCTGTGTGCTAATACTAAatggtatacagtaatacctcgtcttatgaacttaattggttccggaagtaggttcgcaaggtgaaaagtttgtaagatgaaacattgtttcccataggaagcaatgtaaaagcgattaatgcgtgcaaaaagaaaagaaattgcaaaatggtgctccgctgggcgccgccgcccggctgtcaccttttaaaacagccggggggcttctcggcattctcccaaacccgaacctgaactttgtgacgtcaaagctccgcccatggaattccctattgggattccccacctcctatccagcctccagatcggccgaaaacactgccgctgatcgcaaaaatggcactccgccgagcggcggcacccagctgtaaccttctaaaacagccaggtgcttctcGGCGACCTCCGGAACCCCGaactcgaacttccgggttcagcgtttgggagaatgcccttaagccccccggctgtgtcagaaggtgacagccgggcagcggcgcttctcggtggcctcccgaacccaaaaagttcgggttttggttcaggttcgggagaacgccaaaaagccccccgactgttttaaaaggtgacagctgggtggcggcgcccagcggagcgtcattttgcgatctgcggtgggtttgtaagccgaaaaaagttcgtaagaagagacaaaaaaattccgaaccccgggttcgtatcacgaggggttcgtatcacgaggggttcgtatcacgaggtaccactgtattatatctgCTGTGTGCGAATGAGAGGGTATATATGTAATACTATATGTACCTACTGTGTGCGAATAAGAGATGTATTATGgactgtattataattactgtgtaatattatggagatattgtatatcttgtaaaTAATGCCTTTACTAAATGTTGGTCTGTATTATTGACTGAATAACCACCACCGCCACATGCACTTtatttcaaatacagtatttctaacATTGGGtataagcccagtgtggaatgctgaCAATATTCATATGCAAACATAGCAAACATGGGGAGCAAATAAgattaaaatgaatttttaacaAATTAATTTGGGTATCAATGAAAGTCTCTGGTAAagccttggattctgatttatttctcagatgctatttggaacgctgacattaGGATTTGTTCTTTCCTTGgtgtataaaaatattttgctGCATTACAAGAATGGTGAATGTTTACTGGAAACATTGCAGATATTATGTACAGTTCGTTGTATAAGTAATGCTGTACATCtgttaaaattgtattttatggCACATATTGTAGCTCCTTCCTTTTCTGTAAGTCATTGAAATCTTTCTTGCTAAACCTTTCCAATATTTATAGTTGCTTGGAAACACTGAATTCATCTCCCACGTTATCAGATCCATACATCAGGAAAGGCTAGTTATGGAATCTATACAAACATAGTTAACTGAATATTAAAATACATCCTACTAATGTAAAATATTATGTGAATGGTTGAGGAATGCAACCTTAAAACATCTTCAAACTGTTAAGAAAGATAATATATATCAACTCTGTGAATTGtcactatttattttatataattattctTTAATATATTTGTCACAATCCAAAGTTTGGCATTCTATTTCTTTCACTTTACAATTTCATTCCCCTGCCTATATTTATGTTGAAATGCTTAATGAATATGATGCAGTAGACCAActccataaaataaaatgtaaattataataaatatattagtctttgcaatatacattttatttttgtgTGAACAAACTTACGCAATTACCCTTTCTGAAAGAAAGTGTTGAACAGAAACACGGGAAGCATCCAATCGAACATTCTGGGAATGATGAGGAATTGCTATATCTTAATCAAACTGTTTGCTGCCATCTAttgatcaaatgacattttgctACACAGACTCAGAAACTACAGGCTTTATAAAGACATTACATGATGATTGCAACAATGTATGAATAATTTTAAAGAAATAGATCCTCCTAGGCCTCTGCTGTTGATCATATTTATAAAAGACCTGAATGAGAGGTTAGAAAATATGATTACTAAATTTATAGATAACCCAAAGTTAGATGGCAGTACCGGAActctggaggattttaagaagctgAAATATGTTGCCAAAACGCAGCCAAGTAAATTTCAAAAGAGGTAGTTTTTGGTAGGAAAAAATCAGTGGCATAAAAATAGGATGAAGTGCCCATATTGGAAAAGTGGAAGAAAACGTGGATATTTTGGTGGATCACAAATGGAACATGAaactgcaacgtcctgcttgtcaatgactacttcagcttcaaccgcaacaacacaagagtacgcaacagattcaaacttaatgttaaccgctccaaacttgactgtaaaaaatgactttaacaatcgagttgtcgaagcgtggaactcattaccagactcagtagtgtcaacccctaacccccaacatttttcccttaggctatccacgattgacctctccagtttcctaagaggtcagtaaggggcgtacataagtgcaccagtgtgcctttcgttcactgtccaattgtctctcctttatctcctatatattttcttcctttcatatatcttctcctctatttttatatcttttcttctatccttttctttatatatattactacatgtctattctcttcaatatgtattgcatattggacaaataaataaataaataaaacaacaggATAATGCAGCTGCAAAGAAAGGACaggagaagagagggaaaatgagaggagaggagaggaaagaaggaaaggggagtagagtagagtagagtaaagtagaagaaagaaagg
This genomic stretch from Erythrolamprus reginae isolate rEryReg1 chromosome 5, rEryReg1.hap1, whole genome shotgun sequence harbors:
- the LOC139168420 gene encoding prolactin-releasing peptide receptor-like produces the protein MFLEHQLIMVWLVLQARHSILIQEDNDASYRTLLPSLRIGQLTLVTAKMYGSFEGSSTLLTNTSTEVFNSTMNGTNTFFQGLQLVQQLKLLIILLYTGVVIIGMVGNCLLVHVILHVKKMHNVTNFLIGNLALSDVAMCTTCVPLTLAYVFEPRGWIFGSTMCYFVYFMQPVTVYVSIFTLVTIAIDRYIVIIHPLRRRVSLQLSAYMILFIWILSCCLALPAMAHTYYVELDKQGVILCEEFWGKQEHQRQTYALCLLLITYFFPLLAILISYIKISLKLKNRVMPGSVTKNQADWDRARRKRTFCLLVMVVMVFGVCWLPLHTFNFIRDININAIDAYYFSLIQLVCHWFAMSSACYNPFIYAWLHDSFREELKKLFVWPRRVVPSGQSATVSIII